A window of Komagataella phaffii GS115 chromosome 1, complete sequence contains these coding sequences:
- a CDS encoding Catalytic subunit of the COP9 signalosome (CSN) complex, which yields MEHNCLKVNELALQLAQSLQNSKVSTADPLKKRTSSYRGLSSEPIITEEEPTIKGDYNRFYSQSSDKQVLDNKPWLQDGNYFKTVYISTIALLKMMSHARSGGSIEIMGMLTGKVFANTLVVMDCYLLPVEGTETRVNAQAEGYEFMVSYLDNLKEIKHNENIIGWYHSHPGYGCWLSGIDVATQNLNQKFQDPYLAIVIDPERSVRQGFVEIGAFRTFAEPAVGRSSSSVSSASGAGISDVAFSSGRNSASGMSSVLSASNISIAEELSKQSITQNVFDRTTTKIPKGKMTDFGAHSGKYYSLEVKVFRSPLEEKLLDTFGSKTWIKGLTNYSNVVNAEETQVELMHKIMEATENLRKESPSKLPSLVMGNLIYSGASQGTTGNRKRSMSKSSIYSGLQASSGIPSSRYPTKGKNMSGSQFNDDPLARSLDKIPPDSPDQQYDGALSIQQPKRAYNTHTSRAGGLASVLSSGSMDPQSYSMVGRMSLTNQSPGTALRGLNTPPNKRPQRNPGHTSSGQGGTPGGVSRSKEKINKPIGISMISKDFKVVISQQVNQMLRRHVQNDLFGSNSP from the coding sequence ATGGAACACAATTGTCTGAAAGTCAATGAATTGGCGCTCCAGTTGGCTCAATCACTGCAGAACAGCAAAGTCAGCACAGCTGATCCTCTAAAGAAGAGGACAAGCAGCTACAGAGGCCTGAGTAGCGAGCCTATAATCACAGAGGAAGAACCAACAATCAAGGGCGACTATAATAGATTTTACAGTCAGTCTTCAGATAAGCAAGTATTGGACAATAAACCATGGTTGCAGGATGGAAACTATTTCAAGACTGTATACATTTCAACGATAGCACTACTGAAGATGATGTCTCATGCCCGGTCCGGTGGTTCAATTGAGATTATGGGCATGCTGACAGGTAAGGTGTTTGCCAACACATTAGTCGTAATGGATTGCTACTTACTTCCGGTTGAAGGTACAGAGACACGAGTGAATGCTCAAGCGGAAGGATATGAGTTCATGGTCTCTTATTTGGATAACTTAAAGGAAATCAAGCATAACGAGAATATCATAGGATGGTATCACTCTCATCCTGGTTATGGGTGCTGGTTGAGTGGAATTGATGTTGCCACTCAGAATTTAAaccaaaagtttcaagatCCCTACCTGGCGATAGTGATTGATCCTGAAAGATCAGTCAGACAAGGATTTGTTGAGATTGGAGCATTCAGAACGTTTGCTGAGCCAGCCGTTGGAAGATCGTCGTCGTCAGTTTCCTCTGCAAGTGGTGCAGGAATTAGTGATGTTGCGTTTTCTTCCGGTAGAAACAGTGCATCTGGAATGTCCTCAGTTCTGAGTGCAAGTAATATTAGCATTGCCGAAGAGCTAAGCAAACAATCGATCACCCAAAATGTTTTTGACAGAACTACTACAAAGATTCCCAAGGGCAAAATGACTGATTTTGGAGCTCATTCAGGAAAATATTACTCGCTAGAGGTTAAGGTTTTCAGATCTCCACTGGAGGAGAAACTACTGGATACGTTTGGTTCTAAAACCTGGATTAAAGGTTTAACGAACTACTCCAACGTTGTTAATGCCGAGGAAACTCAAGTGGAGTTAATGCATAAAATAATGGAAGCCACGGAGAACTTACGGAAGGAATCTCCTTCTAAATTGCCATCTTTGGTGATGGGGAACCTGATTTATTCAGGTGCCTCTCAAGGAACAACAGGGAACCGCAAGCGCTCAATGTCCAAATCTTCTATTTATTCGGGTTTACAAGCTTCATCGGGTATACCCAGTTCTAGGTATCCTACGAAGGGAAAAAATATGAGTGGATCTCAATTCAATGATGACCCGCTAGCAAGATCACTGGATAAAATACCGCCAGATAGTCCAGATCAACAGTACGATGGCGCATTATCCATTCAACAACCGAAAAGAGCATATAATACACATACTTCTAGAGCAGGTGGGTTGGCCAGCGTTCTGTCCTCTGGGAGTATGGATCCTCAAAGTTACTCCATGGTAGGACGAATGAGTCTAACTAATCAATCGCCGGGGACAGCTCTGAGAGGCCTAAATACACCTCCCAACAAACGACCGCAGAGAAACCCTGGTCATACAAGCTCAGGTCAAGGAGGAACGCCTGGAGGAGTCAGTCGgtccaaagagaaaattaACAAGCCAATAGGTATAAGCATGATTAGCAAGGATTTCAAGGTTGTCATCTCACAACAGGTCAACCAGATGCTACGTCGTCACGTCCAGAATGACCTTTTTGGATCCAATAGTCCCTAA